In a genomic window of Melanotaenia boesemani isolate fMelBoe1 chromosome 1, fMelBoe1.pri, whole genome shotgun sequence:
- the LOC121642605 gene encoding uncharacterized protein LOC121642605, protein MKETGEVCQQFPPYRVHIKDRGTASVLEWICADGHLVWQWVSQPVMKFGMQAGDFMLSTNILLSGNNYNKVALLFKFMNMGMVGRGTFFSIQDTYCVDTVKSYWMQKRAEAIAKLQRKDVVLLADGRNDTPGHCAQYCSYTAMENDTREIISVVTVDKRQTDRRSTVTEKEAFIRTVDQLMAEVKLVEICTDAHSQISAVMDPEKGRYKGQGINHSLDMWHGAKNLAKKIAATAKIKEQSALLLWLKDIVNHFWWCCKKAENFEEFLILWVGIIHHVCNEHEWATGQCQHGLIEEAQKEWIEKESKAHEALVDIVLKKRWLKDIHKYLRFRSTADLESFHNHVLMYASKRFAFTPPVYEARVILAALDYNFHLGRPTRQRADGSNMYTRIFRKNAKPYSVYALKTPKTYGYIQALQTEVVKCRLEADKGMPRTRTLRPDDPRKLGRLPPVPPHPLNLYKHK, encoded by the exons ATGAAAGAGACAGGTGAAGTATGTCAGCAGTTCCCACCATACAGAGTCCACATCAAAGATAGAGGCACAGCAAGTGTTTTAGAATGG ATCTGTGCCGATGGACATCTTGTGTGGCAATGGGTTTCACAGCCTGTAATGAAATTTGGGATGCAGGCTGGTGACTTCATGCTTTCAACAAACATCTTGTTGTCTGGAAACAATTACAACAAAGTAGCACTACTCTTCAAGTTCATGAACATGGGAATGGTTGGAAGAGGAACGTTCTTTTCCATCCAAGACACATACTGTGTCGACACAGTTAAAAGTTACTGGATGCAGAAAAGGGCTGAAGCCATAGCtaaactgcagagaaaagatGTTGTGCTCCTTG CTGACGGGAGGAATGACACTCCAGGACATTGTGCACAATACTGCAGTTACACTGCAATGGAGAATGATACACGGGAGATCATCAGTGTTGTAACTGTAGATAAGAGACAAACCGACAGAAGATCAACTGTTACGGAAAAGGAGGCCTTCATTCGAACAGTTGATCAGCTTATGGCTGAGGTGAAGCTGGTGGAAATCTGTACAGATGCCCACTCACAGATTAGTGCTGTCATGG ATCCTGAAAAGGGGAGGTATAAGGGACAAGGAATAAATCACAGTCTTGACATGTGGCATGGAGCTAAAAACCTGGCCAAAAAAATCGCTGCA ACTGCCAAGATAAAGGAACAGTCGGCTCTACTACTATGGCTAAAGGACATTGTAAATCACTTTTGGTGGTGTtgcaaaaaagcagaaaactttGAAGAGTTCTTG ataCTGTGGGTTGGAATAATCCACCACGTATGCAATGAGCATGAGTGGGCAACTGGCCAGTGTCAACATGGTCTAATAGAGGAAGCCCAAAAGGAGTGGATAGAGAAAGAGTCAAAGGCTCATGAGGCGCTTGTGGATATAGTTCTGAAGAAGCGGTGGCTGAAGGATATCCATAAGTACTTGCGTTTTAG ATCTACAGCTGACTTGGAGAGTTTTCACAACCACGTCCTCATGTATGCAAGCAAGCGTTTTGCTTTCACTCCTCCAGTCTATGAAGCCCGTGTTATTCTGGCTGCTCTGGACTACAACTTCCATCTTGGTCGGCCAACAAGACAGAGAGCAGACGGCTCCAACAT GTACACAcggattttcagaaaaaatgcaaaacctTATAGCGTTTATGCATTGAAGACACCAAAAACATATGGCTACATTCAAGCGCTGCAGACTGAGGTGGTGAAGTGTAGATTGGAAGCAGATAAAGGCATGCCAAGAACACGGACACTGAGGCCAGATGATCCACGCAAGCTCGGTCGACTTCCGCCTGTACCTCCCCATCCGTTGAACTTGTACAAACACAAGTGA